A DNA window from Desulfovibrionales bacterium contains the following coding sequences:
- a CDS encoding response regulator, whose protein sequence is MSDVKQSHFKSSLARRLSLYIVGSAVFIALVVGSSLIYLQTQTLYDNQCQSMAAINQRIAEVVREVVRDSQSLLYMAVQDDCFQEMNIPRIKNYFTRAMHRFPDFVCFCLLDKNGHEILRAGSCPHSYPLGKGPFKKQFANALQNGDAESYIGPVFVKQDRPMTNIVATINNDKGPVGMIYTTLDITKYSTLLSTVKIGGGEGYAYLVDKKGYVIAHSDFRHVLTSEKWSEVASVKHIMSGIDHAHNFKSDRYRAWNGRKVIGVHTRIQPMGWGVIVEQPLASIYAPIKRTVLKTTLWLLAAIGVLIAATLYLSRRITRPILTLKEGTQEFANGNWEVFFDFKTGDEIQALGEAFNSMAATLKNLYGKLHQEIKRVSLSGEALCASEEKYRGIFENAAEGICRSTLDGTFIVANPALVAMLDYESVEELLALNIPKDIYASASDRDRYLQNLIKDGSVKNFETIFKKKDGTIIWVSLNAHALRNETGQIIGAEAIVSDITTRKKAEEARYELEEFNTRMVHAIPSFICVIEPDFRLSFVSDHAGQFFNRPVEEMLGKWGLCHFGCIYRKGRECGDRPDCFRCQTHPACRNCPLRLALIALFTRGEETVRKEMSLKKEADGEEAEKTILFTVLSLQRGEKEMALLIMDDITQYKKLETQFFQAQKMESIGLLAGGVAHDFNNLLTGITGYASLLLNKLDKDRPEYTYVANIDQAGGRAAELIQQLLTFGRKVPTNPKPFQLNSLIEETRSLLLRTIPKSIVIETYLDPGLSITEADPVQIQQVVMNICINARDAMPNGGRLIIETINAGLDETYCNNHHGVLPGRYVCIAISDTGIGMPREVTERIFEPFFTTKGLGKGTGLGLSVVYAIVKNHRGFINVYSEIGRGTMFKIYLPAGGETRQEMEEKIKNLPTGDETVLIIDDEPLVLNVAQNILEDFGYKVIPVSNPREALGLYQKQQQDIDMVILDLIMPQMGGMECLDKLLGINPGVKVILTSGYSLNGHGKEAMRPELKGFIRKPFQVAEFLTAVRKALDA, encoded by the coding sequence TTGTCCGACGTCAAACAATCCCATTTCAAGTCCAGCCTGGCCCGCCGGCTTTCGCTTTACATCGTGGGTTCCGCCGTATTTATCGCCCTCGTGGTCGGCTCCTCGCTCATTTACCTCCAGACGCAAACTCTTTATGATAATCAATGCCAATCTATGGCCGCCATTAACCAGCGCATAGCCGAGGTAGTCCGGGAAGTGGTCAGAGACAGTCAGTCCCTTCTCTACATGGCAGTTCAGGATGACTGCTTCCAGGAGATGAATATACCGCGCATAAAAAACTATTTTACCCGTGCCATGCACCGTTTCCCGGACTTTGTCTGCTTTTGTCTTCTGGATAAAAACGGCCACGAAATCCTTCGCGCCGGGTCCTGTCCTCATTCCTACCCGTTGGGAAAAGGCCCGTTTAAGAAACAGTTCGCTAATGCCCTGCAAAACGGGGACGCCGAATCCTATATCGGTCCGGTCTTTGTTAAACAAGACCGGCCTATGACTAATATAGTAGCCACTATCAATAATGATAAGGGGCCGGTAGGGATGATTTATACCACCCTGGACATAACCAAATATTCAACCCTTCTATCCACAGTAAAGATAGGCGGCGGAGAAGGCTACGCCTATCTGGTGGATAAAAAGGGCTATGTTATAGCCCATTCAGACTTCAGGCATGTCTTAACAAGTGAGAAGTGGTCTGAAGTCGCTTCCGTGAAACATATAATGTCCGGTATAGACCATGCTCACAACTTCAAATCAGACCGATACCGGGCCTGGAACGGCAGGAAGGTAATAGGTGTACATACCCGAATCCAACCTATGGGCTGGGGTGTAATAGTCGAACAGCCTCTGGCCAGCATCTATGCCCCCATAAAGAGAACGGTTCTCAAGACCACATTATGGCTGCTGGCGGCTATCGGCGTGCTGATAGCCGCCACCCTTTATCTCTCCCGCCGCATAACCAGGCCTATCCTTACGCTCAAGGAAGGCACACAGGAATTCGCCAACGGCAACTGGGAGGTATTTTTTGATTTTAAGACCGGGGATGAGATCCAGGCCCTGGGTGAGGCATTTAACTCCATGGCCGCAACTCTGAAAAATCTCTATGGCAAACTGCATCAGGAGATAAAGCGGGTCTCCCTCTCCGGGGAGGCCCTCTGTGCATCAGAGGAAAAATACCGCGGCATCTTTGAAAATGCGGCTGAAGGCATCTGCCGCAGCACCCTGGACGGAACGTTTATTGTGGCCAATCCGGCCCTGGTAGCTATGCTGGATTACGAATCCGTGGAGGAACTGTTGGCGCTCAATATCCCAAAAGATATTTACGCATCGGCATCCGACAGAGATCGTTATTTGCAAAACTTGATTAAGGATGGGTCTGTAAAAAACTTCGAAACAATCTTTAAGAAAAAAGATGGGACTATAATATGGGTCAGCCTGAACGCCCACGCCCTAAGAAACGAAACCGGCCAAATAATCGGCGCGGAGGCTATCGTAAGCGATATCACCACACGCAAAAAGGCCGAAGAGGCACGCTATGAGCTGGAAGAGTTTAATACGCGGATGGTGCATGCCATTCCTTCTTTTATATGCGTCATTGAGCCGGATTTCAGGCTCTCCTTCGTCAGCGACCACGCCGGGCAATTCTTCAACCGGCCGGTGGAGGAAATGCTGGGTAAATGGGGCCTCTGCCATTTTGGATGCATTTACCGGAAAGGCCGGGAATGCGGCGACAGGCCGGACTGCTTCCGCTGCCAGACACACCCGGCATGCCGCAACTGTCCGCTCCGGCTGGCATTAATTGCCCTTTTCACCCGCGGAGAAGAGACCGTACGTAAGGAAATGTCCCTAAAAAAAGAGGCGGATGGCGAGGAGGCAGAAAAAACTATCCTTTTTACCGTCTTATCTCTGCAGCGGGGAGAAAAAGAGATGGCCCTCCTTATTATGGACGACATAACCCAGTATAAGAAGTTGGAAACCCAGTTCTTCCAGGCCCAGAAGATGGAATCCATCGGGCTTCTGGCCGGCGGCGTCGCCCATGACTTTAATAACCTGCTTACCGGCATAACCGGATATGCATCTCTCCTCTTGAATAAACTGGATAAAGACAGACCTGAATATACTTACGTTGCAAACATTGATCAGGCCGGAGGGCGGGCGGCTGAACTTATCCAGCAGCTCCTGACCTTTGGCCGCAAGGTGCCCACCAACCCGAAACCTTTTCAATTAAACTCGCTGATAGAGGAGACCCGAAGCCTGCTTTTACGCACTATACCTAAAAGTATAGTTATCGAGACTTATCTTGATCCCGGCCTTTCCATCACAGAGGCCGACCCGGTGCAGATCCAGCAGGTGGTCATGAACATCTGTATCAATGCCCGTGATGCCATGCCCAACGGCGGCAGGCTGATCATTGAAACCATCAACGCCGGCCTGGATGAGACCTATTGCAACAACCACCACGGTGTTCTCCCCGGACGCTATGTCTGCATAGCGATCTCGGACACCGGCATCGGGATGCCCAGGGAGGTCACAGAGCGTATCTTTGAGCCCTTCTTTACTACCAAAGGACTGGGCAAGGGTACGGGCCTGGGGCTGTCGGTGGTTTATGCCATCGTCAAAAATCACCGGGGATTCATAAACGTCTATAGTGAAATCGGCCGCGGCACCATGTTTAAGATATATCTGCCGGCCGGTGGAGAAACGAGGCAGGAAATGGAAGAAAAAATTAAAAACCTGCCTACAGGGGATGAAACCGTCCTTATTATTGATGACGAACCTCTGGTACTCAACGTGGCCCAAAACATCCTGGAAGACTTTGGCTACAAGGTGATACCCGTATCAAACCCGCGGGAGGCCCTGGGTCTGTATCAGAAACAACAGCAGGATATCGATATGGTCATCCTCGACCTGATTATGCCCCAGATGGGCGGGATGGAATGCCTGGATAAGTTATTGGGGATCAACCCGGGGGTCAAAGTAATATTGACCAGCGGCTACAGCTTAAATGGCCATGGGAAAGAGGCTATGCGCCCTGAACTTAAGGGCTTTATCAGGAAACCGTTTCAGGTGGCAGAGTTTCTAACCGCAGTGCGAAAAGCCCTCGATGCCTAA
- a CDS encoding ATPase, T2SS/T4P/T4SS family yields MVANPEAGSAVITSNKVVVRFLDGRMIKGRCLSFNQQNPVVKVESIDRSSSCDIKWDDIKAVFFVREFEGLARPADDSVQLQTSPVSSVGRHVQVEFVDGEVIQGYAEALKTGLRGFFISPLNRRDNNLRIFVPKTAVKSVRVAPKLGEIMVKEGMLRQEELAKALEKQQEDREIKLGGVLVQEGVTSTEEVERALKVQKTVVGQKIGEILVQAGILTREDLERALSAQKENRSKKLGQILLEMDLATPESLALALALKYRLPYVDVSTYPVDPVAVATVKEESARRLQFIPINKTSDTLTIAIADPINFAAKDYIQSTTGLNIKEVLSTPNDIEEAIKQYFGAPALDDEIQRLSEVVAAEKGETDDKMADLIQQVEEASIVKLVNGIIRMAVAKRASDIHINPERRSTVISYRIDGILRQEKAIDEYIHPILISRIKIMGNMNIAERRLPQDGRARLRVGEKLIDLRISSIPTIWGESIVIRVLEKSASVIGLEDLGFFPDDLGLVRSLISRPYGMLLITGPTGSGKSTTVYSLLQEPVFKGKNIITIEDPVEYELPNVNQIQVKPHINLTFAKALRQILRHDPDVIMVGEIRDAETARIAIQAALTGHLLISTLHTNNAPETLSRLMDMGIEPYLLSSTVLGVISQRLARTICKSPECRQVDTKAPESLAAAGLAPEKYQGHTFYKGKGCKDCTDGYKGRTIIYEFMRINEPIKRAIVEKVSTEEIRALARANGMRTMAETALLKAKEGITTVEEVFNNLIG; encoded by the coding sequence ATGGTTGCGAATCCTGAGGCGGGTAGCGCGGTTATAACCAGCAATAAGGTTGTGGTTCGATTTTTAGACGGCCGCATGATCAAGGGCCGGTGCCTGTCCTTTAATCAACAGAATCCGGTTGTAAAGGTCGAGTCCATAGACCGGTCGAGCTCCTGTGACATCAAATGGGATGACATTAAGGCCGTATTTTTCGTGAGGGAATTTGAGGGCCTGGCCCGACCCGCAGATGACTCAGTTCAGCTTCAGACCTCGCCTGTTTCGTCGGTGGGGCGCCATGTGCAGGTAGAATTTGTGGATGGTGAGGTCATTCAGGGATATGCGGAGGCGCTGAAAACCGGCCTGAGGGGATTTTTTATTTCGCCACTCAATCGGCGGGACAACAACCTGCGGATCTTCGTCCCTAAAACCGCGGTAAAGAGTGTGCGTGTAGCCCCTAAGCTGGGCGAGATCATGGTGAAGGAAGGGATGCTGCGCCAGGAGGAACTGGCGAAAGCGCTGGAAAAACAACAAGAAGATCGGGAGATAAAGCTTGGCGGGGTTCTTGTCCAGGAGGGTGTGACCTCTACAGAGGAGGTGGAACGGGCTCTCAAGGTACAAAAGACGGTAGTCGGACAAAAGATCGGCGAGATACTCGTCCAGGCCGGAATCCTGACCCGGGAAGACTTGGAGAGGGCCTTGTCGGCTCAAAAGGAAAACCGGAGCAAAAAACTGGGCCAGATTCTATTGGAGATGGATCTGGCTACACCGGAATCCCTGGCCCTGGCCCTGGCCCTTAAGTACCGGTTACCTTATGTTGACGTTTCGACCTATCCCGTTGATCCCGTGGCTGTGGCCACGGTTAAGGAGGAGTCAGCCAGGAGATTACAGTTTATCCCCATAAATAAGACCAGTGACACGTTAACCATAGCTATCGCTGATCCCATAAATTTTGCCGCAAAGGATTATATCCAGTCAACAACCGGTCTTAACATTAAGGAGGTGCTTTCTACACCCAACGACATCGAGGAGGCCATAAAGCAGTACTTTGGGGCGCCTGCCCTGGACGATGAGATACAGCGTCTTTCCGAGGTAGTAGCCGCGGAAAAGGGAGAGACGGACGACAAGATGGCCGACCTCATTCAACAGGTGGAAGAGGCCTCCATTGTCAAGCTGGTCAATGGGATAATAAGGATGGCTGTGGCCAAGAGAGCCAGTGATATCCATATCAATCCGGAACGGCGATCGACCGTCATCAGCTACCGCATCGACGGCATCCTTCGTCAGGAAAAGGCCATAGACGAGTACATCCATCCCATACTTATCTCCCGTATCAAGATCATGGGCAATATGAACATTGCCGAGAGAAGACTCCCGCAGGATGGCCGGGCCCGATTGCGTGTGGGAGAAAAACTGATCGATCTCCGTATATCTTCCATACCCACCATCTGGGGGGAGAGTATAGTCATCCGTGTCCTGGAAAAAAGCGCATCGGTTATAGGGCTAGAAGACCTGGGTTTTTTCCCTGATGATCTTGGCTTGGTCCGTTCACTTATAAGCCGCCCCTATGGCATGCTCCTTATAACCGGCCCGACCGGCAGTGGAAAATCTACTACGGTTTATAGCCTGCTCCAGGAGCCGGTTTTTAAGGGTAAAAATATCATCACCATTGAAGACCCCGTGGAATATGAACTGCCCAACGTGAATCAGATCCAGGTCAAGCCCCATATTAATCTCACCTTTGCCAAGGCCTTGCGGCAGATTTTAAGGCACGACCCGGATGTGATTATGGTGGGCGAGATCCGGGATGCGGAGACGGCGCGCATTGCCATTCAGGCGGCTTTAACCGGTCATCTCCTCATCAGCACCCTGCATACCAATAACGCCCCGGAGACCCTGAGCCGGCTGATGGACATGGGTATCGAGCCTTACCTGCTTTCTTCGACCGTGCTGGGCGTAATCAGCCAGAGATTAGCGAGAACGATCTGCAAGTCGCCCGAGTGCCGGCAGGTAGATACAAAGGCGCCGGAATCTTTGGCCGCCGCCGGTCTCGCGCCTGAAAAATACCAGGGGCATACTTTTTACAAAGGGAAAGGCTGTAAGGACTGCACAGACGGTTATAAGGGGCGGACCATTATTTATGAATTTATGCGTATAAATGAGCCTATCAAAAGGGCTATCGTAGAGAAGGTATCAACAGAGGAGATACGCGCCCTGGCCAGGGCAAACGGCATGCGCACCATGGCCGAGACGGCGCTCCTCAAGGCCAAAGAAGGAATTACCACCGTGGAGGAGGTATTTAACAACCTGATAGGGTAG
- a CDS encoding cytochrome c3 family protein → MWPRHTIRKCAVRLATFLFITLSASPLGAGAYLDSAHGNTTYGVSRSSTSGYTKGNCGHCHEMHASIEGNEPAPTGGSPSKITLFYTNHTSQSDNFCFKCHDNTTTVAVTAIINRSYSFRAGGWTADTLNDILEAFSNPPSISSHNLGDIKTFTTGRWGYTVDSNPCCACHNPHAVQGDPANSSGAAKSSGTRGYPVSRPSQHATLATWGLWGDGGGEKMSDYTASYQAPYRFGSTTTYEPDGSATTNGSNLTDYNNFCIDCHNATNTIYSTNLGRNLKTIDWDNEKHGKGLAEVAITVDAPYSTTMGYVLSCTDCHEPHGSPNAFLIRKEANGGTLDATISAFSTTNWKYLCARCHQEDTSPCSTTRGPVFEYIHHNSDTDRAYTQVSCGGCHSSGGGCPPTMTCSNCHFHGSSRTDCDYAPTTRRTF, encoded by the coding sequence ATGTGGCCCAGGCATACGATAAGAAAATGTGCTGTTCGCCTTGCAACATTTCTCTTCATTACCCTGTCCGCAAGCCCGTTGGGGGCCGGCGCCTATCTGGACTCAGCCCACGGAAATACCACTTATGGCGTAAGCCGGAGCAGCACGTCCGGGTACACAAAGGGTAATTGCGGCCACTGCCATGAAATGCATGCCAGTATTGAGGGGAATGAACCAGCTCCAACCGGCGGTTCACCCTCAAAAATTACCTTATTTTATACCAATCACACCAGCCAGAGCGATAACTTCTGTTTTAAATGCCATGACAACACTACCACCGTGGCGGTAACCGCAATAATAAACCGGAGTTATAGTTTTCGTGCCGGCGGCTGGACTGCCGATACCCTGAATGACATCCTGGAGGCATTCTCCAACCCGCCCAGTATTTCATCACACAACCTGGGAGACATAAAGACCTTCACGACCGGCAGGTGGGGTTATACTGTCGATTCCAATCCCTGCTGCGCCTGTCATAACCCCCACGCGGTCCAGGGAGACCCTGCAAACTCAAGCGGCGCTGCCAAGAGTTCCGGCACAAGGGGATATCCTGTCTCCCGGCCAAGCCAGCATGCGACGCTTGCAACCTGGGGATTGTGGGGAGATGGGGGGGGAGAAAAGATGAGCGACTATACCGCCTCTTACCAGGCCCCTTATCGCTTTGGTTCTACTACAACCTATGAGCCTGACGGTTCTGCTACCACCAATGGATCCAACCTGACGGATTACAACAACTTTTGCATTGATTGCCACAATGCGACAAACACGATATATAGCACTAATCTGGGACGCAATTTAAAAACCATCGATTGGGACAACGAAAAACATGGTAAGGGTCTTGCAGAAGTAGCAATCACAGTGGATGCGCCCTATTCGACCACAATGGGTTATGTCCTCTCCTGCACCGACTGCCACGAACCTCATGGGTCGCCTAATGCCTTTCTGATAAGAAAAGAGGCGAACGGTGGAACACTGGACGCAACTATTTCTGCCTTTTCAACAACGAACTGGAAATATCTGTGCGCCAGATGCCATCAAGAAGACACCAGTCCTTGCAGCACAACCAGGGGGCCTGTGTTTGAATACATTCATCATAATTCCGACACAGACAGAGCGTACACTCAAGTGTCATGCGGCGGCTGCCATAGCTCCGGTGGCGGATGTCCGCCTACCATGACATGCAGCAACTGCCATTTTCACGGGTCCTCTCGTACCGATTGTGATTATGCTCCTACCACCAGGCGTACATTTTAA
- a CDS encoding nucleotide sugar dehydrogenase has protein sequence MTLLDRIKKRQAQVGIIGLGYVGLPLVLEFVRAGFPVTGFDIDTKKIKALEAGMSYIKHISADKVREALSTGRFSCTANFSGLKGMDCILICVPTPLNRNREPDLSYVFNTTRAIRDNLRKGQLIVLESTTYPGTTDENMRHILEETGLKAGKDFLLAFSPEREDPNNKDFSTGTIPKVVGGYTKNCLKAACALYDTIVVKTVPVSSTRAAEATKLMENIFRSVNIAMVNEMKMVFDRMGIDVWEVIAASSTKPFGYMPFYPGPGLGGHCIPIDPFYLTWKAREYGMATRFIELAGEINTSMPAYVINKLIDALNSRGKSLKGSKVLVLGLAYKKDIDDVRESPSLELIELLREKGAKVDYNDPHVPRTHKMRRYDLRMRSVPLTEKNLKKYDCVLIATNHSDYDPDFIRRHARLVVDTRNLIKINDKTRNVVKA, from the coding sequence ATGACCCTATTAGATCGCATCAAAAAACGGCAGGCCCAAGTCGGAATCATCGGCCTTGGCTATGTGGGCCTTCCCCTGGTACTGGAATTTGTGAGGGCCGGGTTTCCGGTCACCGGATTTGACATAGACACAAAAAAGATCAAGGCCCTTGAAGCGGGGATGTCTTATATCAAACACATTTCTGCCGACAAGGTCAGGGAGGCCCTATCCACGGGGCGTTTTAGCTGCACTGCCAATTTTTCCGGACTGAAAGGGATGGATTGTATCCTCATCTGCGTGCCCACGCCGCTGAACAGGAATAGGGAACCGGATCTCTCTTACGTCTTCAACACTACCCGGGCCATCCGGGACAACCTGCGTAAGGGGCAACTCATCGTCCTGGAGTCCACCACCTATCCGGGTACCACAGATGAAAATATGCGTCATATCCTGGAAGAAACCGGCCTCAAAGCCGGGAAGGATTTCTTACTGGCCTTTTCTCCGGAGCGAGAAGACCCCAACAACAAGGATTTTTCTACCGGAACCATACCCAAGGTGGTCGGCGGCTACACCAAAAACTGCCTCAAGGCGGCCTGCGCCCTCTATGATACTATCGTGGTCAAGACCGTGCCCGTCTCCTCCACCCGTGCGGCAGAGGCCACCAAGCTCATGGAGAATATCTTCCGCTCCGTAAATATCGCCATGGTTAATGAGATGAAGATGGTCTTTGATCGGATGGGAATTGACGTCTGGGAGGTAATTGCCGCCTCATCCACAAAACCCTTCGGCTACATGCCTTTTTATCCCGGGCCGGGTCTGGGCGGCCACTGCATCCCGATTGATCCGTTCTACCTCACCTGGAAGGCGCGCGAATACGGCATGGCCACGAGATTTATCGAGCTGGCCGGAGAGATCAACACATCGATGCCGGCCTATGTAATAAACAAACTTATTGACGCCTTGAATAGCCGGGGCAAGAGCCTGAAAGGATCAAAGGTGCTGGTCCTCGGACTGGCCTACAAGAAGGATATTGATGACGTCCGGGAATCTCCTTCCCTGGAGCTTATCGAGCTATTAAGGGAAAAAGGGGCCAAGGTGGATTATAACGACCCTCATGTCCCCAGGACCCACAAGATGAGGCGCTATGACCTCAGGATGAGATCGGTGCCCCTCACCGAAAAAAACCTGAAAAAATACGACTGCGTCCTCATCGCCACCAACCATTCCGACTATGACCCGGATTTTATCCGGAGGCACGCCCGACTCGTGGTTGACACACGAAACCTGATCAAAATCAACGACAAGACAAGAAATGTAGTGAAGGCGTAA
- a CDS encoding NAD-dependent epimerase/dehydratase family protein: MSKIANIKAQLRKSPRRWLVTGVAGFIGSGLLEELLNLGQNVIGLDNFSTGYLHNLEDVKNTAGDGVWSRFTFIGGDIRNLDDCRKACADVDYVLHQAALGSVPRSIDDPVTTNQSNIDGFVNMLVAARDAKIKRFVYAASSSTYGDHPGLPKKEDVIGRPLSPYAVTKYVNELYADVFARTYEMECIGLRYFNVFGRRQDPKGAYAAVIPCWIGALLDGKAPTIHGDGETSRDFCYIDNVIQANLLSALAKKPAALNQVFNVAFGEKTTLNGLFTMIRGSLARHYPAIAKIEAEYGPFRPGDVRHSQADIEKARGLLGYKPTHDVKQGMEETVAWYVDKLTKKTKKRGK, translated from the coding sequence ATGTCGAAGATTGCTAACATCAAGGCGCAACTAAGAAAATCACCCAGGAGGTGGCTGGTCACCGGTGTGGCCGGATTCATCGGGTCGGGCCTCCTGGAGGAACTGCTTAATCTGGGGCAGAACGTCATCGGGCTGGACAACTTCTCCACCGGCTATCTCCATAACCTGGAGGATGTAAAAAATACAGCGGGCGACGGGGTCTGGAGCCGGTTCACCTTCATCGGAGGGGATATACGAAATTTGGACGACTGCCGGAAGGCCTGCGCCGATGTTGACTATGTGCTCCACCAGGCCGCCCTCGGCAGCGTGCCCCGCTCCATTGATGACCCTGTCACCACCAACCAGTCAAATATCGACGGCTTTGTGAACATGCTGGTAGCGGCCCGCGACGCCAAAATCAAGCGTTTTGTCTATGCGGCCTCCTCCTCCACTTACGGAGACCACCCGGGGCTTCCGAAGAAAGAGGATGTGATCGGGCGGCCCTTATCCCCTTATGCTGTCACCAAATATGTAAACGAACTCTATGCCGACGTCTTTGCCCGCACATACGAAATGGAGTGCATCGGGCTGAGATATTTCAATGTCTTTGGCCGAAGGCAGGATCCCAAGGGGGCTTATGCCGCCGTAATCCCCTGTTGGATCGGCGCCTTGCTGGATGGAAAGGCCCCGACGATCCACGGCGACGGTGAGACCAGCCGGGACTTCTGCTATATCGACAACGTCATCCAAGCCAATCTCTTGTCCGCCCTGGCGAAAAAACCGGCGGCCTTAAACCAGGTTTTTAATGTCGCCTTTGGCGAGAAGACAACATTAAACGGGCTTTTTACAATGATACGCGGCTCTCTGGCCCGGCATTACCCTGCTATTGCAAAGATTGAGGCCGAATACGGGCCGTTTCGGCCTGGAGACGTGAGGCATTCCCAAGCGGACATTGAAAAGGCCCGGGGCCTCCTGGGCTACAAGCCAACGCATGATGTGAAACAGGGAATGGAAGAGACCGTAGCGTGGTATGTCGATAAACTGACAAAGAAAACAAAAAAACGAGGTAAATGA